A window of Pseudochaenichthys georgianus chromosome 19, fPseGeo1.2, whole genome shotgun sequence genomic DNA:
TCTTCTATACTTTGGACAGCAGATATAATAATTAGTATCTTTATAAATGTTATATATTACAAAGACTtgataaatgtatcaataaatgaCACATAAATAATTTGATGTTTAAAATCAACAAATTCTAAATATCATAATAAAGCAAGAAAGGGTATAAGAGTAACAGCTAAAGCACCAATGATATTTCAAATGAAAAACAGATAACATCTtaatttctgacattttatcaGGTTTCATACTTTATAACAATATTGCCATGTAAGACTAAAATATCTACCAAAGGCCAAGAATGTGAGTCTTACATTTCCTATTGTGTTCACAGTGATGGATTTCTACAGCAGGACTGAAAACTATCAGGCGTCAGTGTATAGAGGCGAGCTCCAGAGATCCTGCATCAAACCGCAGCTTGTGTTTCCTGCTCGTGGTttgtaaataaaaataaacaagtcAGATTAGAATCCAAAGATACGTCTAGAGCTTTCCGTGTGTTACAAAGGCCCGGGAGTGAATGACGTCTGTTAGGTGCTGCGTGAAAGAGTCAGGAACTCCTCCCGGGTTTTGGGGTCCTCCAGGTAAATCCCCAACATGGTGCTCGTCACTGTGCGGCTGTTCATCTTCTGCACACCACGCATGACCATACACATGtgcctgaaaacacacacatgtcaCAATCAGATTTGCAGCTACAGCATTGAGGAGAGACTTATACCTTAAAAATGTGTATAAGTGGAAGAGCTGTTTCTGATTTCATTATGctgataattgtgtgtgtgtgtgtgtgtgtgtgtgtgtgtgtgtgtgtgtgtgtgtgtgtgtgtgtgtgtgtgtgtgtgtgtgtgtgtgtgtgtgtgtgtgtgtgtgtgtgtgtgtgtgtgtgtgtgtgtgtgtgtgtgtgtgtgtgtgtgtgtgtgtgtgtgtgtgtgtgtgtgtgtgtgtgtgtgtgtgtgtgtgtgtgtgtgtgtgtgtgtgtgtgtgtgtgtgtgtgcttacgATGCTTCAATAACCACAGCTACACCTTTTGGCTGCAGAGCCTCTGATATTCCCACAGCAATCTGCTTGGTAAGACGCTCTTGAACTGAAACAATAACATATATGTAAACATCATGACACCAGATGCATTCAAATTATTCGGTAAACTACAAGAAAAGTGCTGTATGTATTGCATATTTCTTTGGGAGCTTACCTTGAAGCCTACGACTGAAGATCTCTACAATCCTGCAGAAAGCAAAAAGAAGAGGACTGATTACAGATCAGGCGTAATAATGATTCATcgtttgataaacacagagtgGAGCCTCTACTCTGGCTGTCTAACTGTACAGACCCTACATCTGTGAATGATTCACCCTACAGAACTCTCTGAATCTGTAGTGCAAGACTCAACTGCAAGCTTTTCTAACCCAACAACACTGTTGCTGGGTTTGTATATTCAGAGATGGTGTGATATTTTAGGAAAGGGAGAAAGAAGGTGACCGACAGAGAGGCTGTGATAATAACTGGTGATTCCCACAGGTCTGAAGGGATTTTCTCATGGCTCGAGAGCGGATAGAGTTCAGACTTGTGTCTGATGAGGGGACTGGATGATGGCCACTGGGCTTAGACTTAATCCTCCAGGTCAATGCGCTGAAATAACAGAAGAACGCAGCCAGCCTGCAGTAACACcagaaactgtgtgtgtgtgtgtgtgtgtgtgtgtgtgtgtgtgtgtgtgtgtgtgtgtgtgtgtgtgtgtgtgtgtgtgtgtgtgtgtgtgtgtgtgtgtgtgtgtgtgtgtgtgtgtgtgtgtgtgtgtgtgtgtgtgtgtgtgtgtgtgtgtgtgtgtgtgtgtgtgtgtgtgaccttgcCAGCTTGCTCAGTCCCACCACTTTTTTGTTGGGAATGTACCCGATGTGGACCTATAGAGAGAGATGACAGCCAGTGAGTGCAGGGGTCACATAATCAGATCAAAGGATGGCAAATATTAGCAATTACAATGTTGACTTAGAAACCCAATTTAATGATGATCCAATATTTGCTGTTAACCCACTAACACTCCACATGCTTTGTCTTACCTTGCCAAAAAATGGCACCAGGTGATGTTCGCACAGTGAAAACACGTCTATGTTTTTCACAATCACCATCTCATCATGGTCTTCGTCAAATATGGCGTTGTTTAAGATGTCTggggacacaaacacacaggtttGAAAGAATATCCACTTAAATATCAATTTTAGAAAATCTTGTTTTTCCCACCAGCAGTCCAATTTTATTCAAACGCCTATACTGCATTATCAGATACGTGAATTACTAGACTTTTGGAACTTCTGGTGTAGAGAAAACTCCTAAACCCTAAATCAAATAAGGTGCAAAACTCTTACTCTGTGTAGCCTACAATTGAATgcaatcaaatgaaaatgttcCCATCACAAACTACAGCTTTTTCCAGGTGGAATCAACAAAACTGCATTTCAGGGTGTTGTATTTGCAGTGCACTTTTCTCATTAGTAAGATAAAAACAAGACCATACTACATTGGTGACTGTGTACCACCCTGCATCCTCATGAGAGAAAAGCCCCCCCCACAGAAGGACCTGTTGATTCACCTTCGATGGTCTCGTGGTAGCCCTTGGTGAGGAACTGCATTGCCTTGGCGGCGCGCTGCGGCGTGCGCAGCAGCCCCTGCCGGTCGGTGTCCTCCCCCAGCTCCCGGAGGATGCTCGTGTAGGCGGCCTCGAGCGCAGGTAAGCGGGACTGGTCCTCGTCCTTTTTGCGGGACGTCTCGTGCTTGCGGTGCACGACGGACTTCTTGCTGTCGATGAGGAGGTCGCTGAAGCTGTTGTTGCTGTGGAACTCCTCCACGGTGTCGTTGACCTTTACGTTGCAGTGGCCGTTCATGTTGGAGTTGTTTAGTTGGTGTGTTTAACTCTGGAAACAGAGAGCTGAGAAGAGTCCTGGAGTTGAGACACCGTGCCGGTCTGGAGAGATAGTCCTGGAGTTGAGATACCGTGCCGGTCTGGAGAGATAGTCCTGTTCCCAGTGCTCACCGTGTTTATAAAGCCCAAACAGGGTGCCTCGTGTGCATCGTTCGTCAAGGTGCCGCACGTCATAACATTAGTTTCGTCAGCAGGGTGAATGTCATCAcagaaagcccccccccccctattgaAACCCATCGGACATGTAACTGACTTTTGTTCATCACTTGACAAATCATCATTTGCTCTCATTATCTTTCTTTACTGGAAATCAGACAGACCTCTTTCTGACTGCACGCTCATGACTTCACGTGGAGCTCAGGCATTATTTATTTACAGTTATGCTAATtatgtttattttcaatttAACCTAGAAAAAGCTTAGTTTACAGCTGTGTAATACTGCGTATATGAAATTAtatacaatcaataaataaaaagcaaaatCCAGgtatattagacaaatcattgATCAGTATTGtctgaacatttaaaaaaatactatATTCTTATAGTAGgcctactactactaataattCTTATTCGTAGCCTATTGGTGTGCATGCTATTTGAATGATGATAGAGATTCAATATTTGTATGGTCTTATAATGTGTAGCTAACTGTTTCCATTATCAATCAAGATTTGTTACGTTTATATCGTCAATCAATCACAATTTCTCAGAACCTATAAGGTcacaaatgtcttgttttgttagACCAATGGTTCAAACCCCAAAGATGTTCcaggtaaaaaaaagaagccaATCATTATTTTGGAAAAGCCAGAAGAGTCTTTTGATTCataaattaactcaacattttgaattttgaatgttcAAAACATGATCTTCATTCAACAGAAGACACGCTGATGCTTTACCAAAGCGCACATGACTACTGTTCATGAGGACCCTAAGAACAAGTTGACAGGAAGTCTGTGGTGTCTGTGCAGAGTGCACAttctcaaaacaaaaaatattgcTGCACAATACATTTTACGCTCATCAATATTTCTTTCTAAAATTGTAGGAACTCCCAAATCAAACACACTATAGTTGAAGAAATGTTGCTGCACATTCATGAGGCTTATTCAGTTTTGCTGATAGGTTCATCATTTGAACTATCAATGTCATTGTGAGACCTTCAAGTAACATGAACGGTGTGCTAAGTGTTATTCCACATTGTGATGAATATCCATTTCCATTGccttttaaaatatttaatttaaaggACTTATGTGTGTTTAAACATTTTGGGATAATATGGAAAGCCCTGCAAGGGATACAAATGACCATTTTTCCCTTAACATGCCATGGATGAAATATGGATGTACCCGTTCCCAGGACCCTTATTGTAAGAGATTGGTTAGGGCTATCTTCCCAGTTCAAACACAAGAGAGTGAAGGGAGTTGGATGTGTCAAATGCCGTTTGAATGGTAAAAATCAATTCAACCTCTGTTGAGATATGAATGTCTAATGTCTCAAAAATGTCTTCCTGAAAAATGTGAGGAAACAGTAGGCGCATTctcaccgcagtacttttcccacaaaggttaatgagaacttagttcatgcgaactctttagttctcatcagcgccatatagactgagagttacgacatctccgttcactccaatggaccacttttttacagcaatggcggatcgtggagcctctcaatcgttccccggaagttagcgccaaggctagcagagctgtggagttgcagcacaatagaccgttcgtgacggacttttaaaggtaagaagaagtttaaagatttatattgcggatattatcagtacatctgattcaaattaacatgtgtattaaaggatgtcagtggattatccctaaattagtagatttagggaacgtttacagataacagattaagctagcataccgaagcaagttagcaacacacgttgaacagccttttaattgtaaattccgttctcttaatgtcatttcgtccaacgttgttgaattagagaagaggggcttctaaacgggattgtatgtgggggtggagggagttaaatattagataaatataactttggtgcgtgtaagagtgagtgtttttagcagagccatatttgtgtccttgtgattatgttgattattacctgtctgtataatgttgcagctcagctgattctggattgatggcaaagggagagggacttaagtgagagtgaaaacacaaggtaagtttaatactactgttttatataagtaagcatactaaacatgtattatatcactgtattatataagtaatcttgttagtaacctactgtatggcaggtggagggacagtgatgttacaggtggaggagcaagactgcaaactcacaagacagagaaatcaaagtttgttctccagagaagaggttggaaatggcaacaaaataaaacttgagagctgtaaccaagacaactgtaacaacatgagtagagagccaccaaggtttttcaagtccctctcttactccattttgccaacccaaacttccagaTACATGACaggacaccttgcttgtttttgttgtttgcgctcctctggcgagagacagcaagcgcatttcgtggcatctgcaggcagtggcaagtccttccggcatatgccacagaggccactactctgtggtagctgtggcaagtccttccggcatatgccacagatgccacaacttgccgaggcatctgccgctgctcaacgggagttgccacaagatgccagagtaagagaaggtttactgtagctgccactcgccttccgtggaaaatgcagctatttaaacccgtatttatcgtgtaaaatgtcgctgtttaggcatgactttatcgaactgatctgtacacaggactgatgtgcgatctctatttttcaaaaagattttcatcatttctattcaattttacttgaagcatggtttgctaaaataaacaaacgtgccatatttatgatgaaatattggcgagtgagggttgcaacgcccttggcaattgtcgcttcttgaggggagtttccactgcttgctacgataaaccaggtatatgactagtaaagacaaataattaacaaataaatatctgtATGGACACAGCAACTTGTACACTGGTGTTATTAGACTTGGCTACAGACTTAGGGCAGCTGTAACTGATTGCAGTTGCCACTGCTAGTGAGATGCTAAGGTTAGTATGAAGGAGGTCCTTGATATATTTCCATTAGGCAAATGACTTATATTTGCCCCAtaccttcagcagcagcaggccattcactttgatttgatccagttatgaaatgtcatcatttcgacaataaagaaatgctacataaacgttatcttgcatgttttatcgaaccatctccgtttctaactttcaatatttaaaaagagatctctctctcatctgcgtgcgggggcggggcctcacagacatgctgctgcgctgtgcacacagttctgccggtaatgaatattaagatacattttgtgaggaaatttttccaccaataattccaataagtattccaaaatgtattaaattcatctttacgaaagtaactgtattcggattagttgtttttcaaatgtaacgcaagctgaatacagttagcctacttggtatttgtattctgattacgtaacgaccttacatgtattccgttacaacccaaccctgtgtacagatcatcagtcctgtgtacagatcagttcgataaagtcatgccaaaacagcgacattttacacgataaatacgggtttaaatagctgcatttgccacggaaggtgagtggcagctaccgtaaacgttctcttactctggcatcctgtggcaactcccgttgagcagcggcagatgcctcggcaagttgtggcatatgccggaaggacttgccactgcctgcagatgccacgaaatgagccaggccctactgcctctggctgggtgctggcagatggagggcagtgatcccttcccttcttccctcaatctttgagactaatgtaagtagaagacatggcactgtacattttcgaacatttaaaatattataccacttaaaaataagaaatattacttttgttactaacagttcatacttattatacctgtgtcacctttcacactatagctgttgtagaggctaagccaacactttaagcctctgaggatccgcttggtgtgtgtaattgacgcacacaagttttctgccgaataaaggtcagaaacaaagtttccagtttgaaacagtccatttatttccatttgactggtttccatttacttgcttctttccatattcaccacacgatattactgtttacacaatacctttgctttgcttgtaatcccgtgtttgtgtgcgtgttctccgtgtgtgtgctccttgtgtgtgtgttccgtgtgtgctccttgtgtgtgtgttcaaaaacTGTATGGGCCTTCTGGCGGAACCTCTCCCCaacacacataggttcctacctttatacccacagttaattggctcctacagctgtgatcatgagctatgggctttgtagatacaggtcccgctgtgaatcgtggtgcaggggcccttctctttttgaccacagggcgatgcacgaagatggtgggtatagcctctgctctcagcctagtcttgcccttttttctcttgacaaactggtctgcatcaacatgtgcctgcggagtgacttgaggttacttcacacacagaacaactcagttttgtctgcccacatacatattccatagtggttgaatacacagtattaggacacactttatacttactggacatgttatactcattacatactgtatataaaatatgaccaagaatgtgagacaactttatagaaattcatatcacatctgttactgatgccatttgtcatactttgttaaactcacaaataataaagttccataacttcagttgggaaaaaagaccacaccttatctccccaaggcaatttcccatccaacaggtgtgctatataggtgtgtataaccctttctcctgtctgttactccctctttcagcacaagaaccagagggtgattcaatggagcctgaatacctgcactgagaccctcaccctgcaccctgagtctcaactctgtgtttttcaagcctttccctgtttttttgtattaaacaaaacattaagctttcccaatggtgtggttttcgtttggtgaaaaagtgcaaatgcagtgtttgtatataattacatcacatatttttgtgctgttggtcgtgaaattgctcctgctgacttgagccagccattttttcctccgctctgtgtcagtggggaagccgtacattcgtactcctttctctgagcgattggagcatccccaggcagcacagcaaaccatggtggcgactaggaggcagcacagcaaaccaggacaacacggaggaaaaggcaccgacaaactgcattatATGCTAtccaatgtttattgaactccatgtatttgcaatggatgttcctaaaacaacacatttaacatcatcataatcatcatatgctgctgctgctgctgctagtcctttgatagtcacctgtcggtctcctgtcctttctgaaagccataaagaggacattagtcatttagataacttgcgtcctcaattaccaggggattactgaaactaccatgaatttaagaaaatggtagaaatgaatctaatctgaattttaaagcattactttagatcccctccctctaaatgtatcaataaacattagaaagtgatgctcctgactaccatacaagtttaagaagataatattggttttaaagaattcaaagctataaataaacagcaacaggctctttaaccaaggcactgttagtaacatataaactagttgttcacactaatcct
This region includes:
- the gch2 gene encoding GTP cyclohydrolase 2 is translated as MNGHCNVKVNDTVEEFHSNNSFSDLLIDSKKSVVHRKHETSRKKDEDQSRLPALEAAYTSILRELGEDTDRQGLLRTPQRAAKAMQFLTKGYHETIEDILNNAIFDEDHDEMVIVKNIDVFSLCEHHLVPFFGKVHIGYIPNKKVVGLSKLARIVEIFSRRLQVQERLTKQIAVGISEALQPKGVAVVIEASHMCMVMRGVQKMNSRTVTSTMLGIYLEDPKTREEFLTLSRST